Proteins from one Malassezia vespertilionis chromosome 2, complete sequence genomic window:
- a CDS encoding uncharacterized protein (TransMembrane:5 (i58-77o147-172i204-224o230-249i261-281o); EggNog:ENOG503NX0I; COG:S) — protein sequence MAHIDFALEPDIPDDICSASHSGCTPRVQQTLSRAKSTLAATVAQRGAHSRTTFSGKVLLVCIVVTTALGILLGSYATVMLSPAWSPHALVGDVPSLHGSVPRLGVLDQPMHSTVYANQSMLAPRAEQASKSCNSDEDGLSSTQKGVYGALIPILVIASGIFAGLTLGYMSLDETQLQVLMAQGTEKQREYAAKIIPIRKDGHLLLTTLLIANMITNETLPIIADPLLGGGIQAVIVSIVLVVVFAELIPQSVCSRYGLRIGASLALLTRFVMILLWPIAWPVSRIMHYTLGPHRGIVYRRAELKELVTMHAISGGHGGDLKRDTVTIVGGALDMQVKVVKEAMTPIDQVHMIPITACLDYTTLEKIVRSGHSRIPVYQDVPQSATSGVMTPNSKISGPASFLSRTLGMLQPEAPARMPASRGANALSLSGILWPGSDAFVQHETSHAPPQGTQRKIIGALLVKQCVLLDPEDAVPVSDVMINALPTVPRDESLLNVLNVFQEGRSHMAIVSPHSHLDSAATVPSQTYIDANQGTDLEKATPESSPKTRSLSHLLRVFHHRMCAEGDGEFDDAMHTTTCAKHATVVKDNTVPNAPLGIITLEDVLEELIGEEILDEYDTSEDGSSDASSQQGRFPTFSLCGTSFTASKEETCDVSEEKIDPPMTQLDLGPVATADSTQRLRQGPDALCSAG from the coding sequence ATGGCGCACATTGATTTTGCTCTTGAACCTGACATCCCTGACGATatatgcagcgcgagccaCAGtggctgcacgccgcgtgtACAACAAACACTGTCTCGTGCGAAATCGACACTCGCTGCCAccgtggcgcagcgcgggGCCCACTCGCGCACAACATTTTCAGGAAAGGTTCTTTTGGTCTGCATTGTCGTCACGACCGCGCTGGGTATCTTGCTTGGCTCGTACGCAACTGTGATGCTTAGCCCCGCATGGTCGCCCCACGCACTTGTCGGTGATGTACCCTCTTTGCACGGCTCTGTACCGCGTCTTGGCGTGCTCGACCAGCCGATGCACTCCACGGTGTATGCAAACCAAAGCATGTTGGCCCCCCGCGCAGAGCAGGCATCCAAATCGTGCAACAGCGATGAGGATGGTTTGTCTTCTACGCAAAAAGGGGTGTACGGCGCGCTTATTCCCATCCTGGTCATTGCGTCGGGCATTTTTGCCGGCCTGACGCTTGGGTACATGTCTCTGGATGAGACGCAGCTCCAAGTGCTTATGGCGCAAGGCACCgagaagcagcgcgagtACGCTGCCAAGATTATCCCGATCCGCAAAGACGGCCACCTGCTGCTGACGACGCTTCTTATTGCCAACATGATTACCAACGAGACCCTACCAATCATTGCCGACCCcctgcttggcggcggtATCCAGGCGGTGATTGTCAGCATTGTTCTTGTGGTCgtctttgccgagctgaTTCCGCAGAGTGTATGCTCTCGTTATGGGCTGCGCATAGGCGCGTCcttggcgctgctcacCCGATTTGTTATGATTCTTCTCTGGCCGATTGCATGGCCAGTATCGCGGATCATGCACTACACACTTGGCCCCCACCGCGGCATTGTctaccgccgcgccgagctcaaAGAGCTCGTCACGATGCACGCTATCTCGGGAGGTCACGGCGGCGATTTGAAACGCGATACTGTCACCATTGTTGGCGGTGCACTTGATATGCAGGTAAAGGTTGTCAAGGAGGCAATGACACCGATCGATCAGGTACATATGATTCCCATCACGGCATGCCTCGATTATACCACACTGGAGAAGATTGTGCGCTCAGGCCACTCGCGCATTCCTGTCTACCAGGATGTGCCGCAAAGTGCGACGAGCGGCGTTATGACGCCCAACTCGAAAATTTCCGGCCCTGCAAGTTTCCTCAGCCGCACACTTGGAATGCTGCAGCCCGAAGCACCGGCGCGCATGCCAgcgagccgcggcgccaatGCGCTTTCGCTCAGCGGCATCCTCTGGCCTGGGAGCGATGCATTTGTACAGCACGAGACgtcgcatgcgccgccacaAGGCACACAGCGCAAGATTATCGGTGCATTGCTTGTCAAGCAATGTGTCCTGCTGGATCCAGAGGATGCCGTTCCTGTCAGTGACGTCATGATCAATGCACTTCCGACCGTGCCGCGGGACGAGTCGCTTTTGAATGTCTTGAACGTGTTCCAAGAAGGCCGCTCGCACATGGCCATTGTCTCCCCACACTCGCACTTGGACAGCGCCGCAACTGTCCCGTCGCAGACCTACATCGACGCAAACCAAGGCACAGACTTGGAGAAAGCTACGCCTGAATCCAGTCCCAAAACGCGCTCTCTTTCGCACCTGCTACGTGTCTTTCATCACCGCATGTGCGCCGAGGGCGACGGTGAGTTTGACGATGCCATGCACACCACGACTTGTGCCAAACATGCCACCGTCGTGAAAGACAACACGGTGccgaatgcgccgcttggcatCATTACGCTTGAAGACGTGCTCGAGGAACTGATTGGCGAAGAGATTTTGGATGAGTACGACACAAGCGAGGATGGAAGCAGTGACGCGAGCAGCCAGCAGGGCCGCTTTCCCACGTTTAGCCTCTGCGGAACGAGTTTCACAGCGAGCAAGGAGGAAACATGCGACGTGTCGGAGGAAAAAATAGATCCCCCCATGACGCAGCTGGACCTCGGTCCAGTCGCGACGGCGGATTCAACGCAGCGTTTGCGCCAAGGACCAGACGCTTTATGTAGCGCGGGATAA
- the YDJ1 gene encoding Type I HSP40 co-chaperone (COG:O; EggNog:ENOG503NW8I), which translates to MVRSFRKKALSLHPDKGGDPEKFKEVTGAYEVLSDPSRREAYDRYGMDGLSEGGMGGGMDPQDLFSQLFGGGGGFFGGGGRPSGPKKGKDLVHRVKATLEDLYKGKISKLALQKHVICKSCQGRGGKDGAVRTCNSCHGQGVRIALRQIGPMVQQTQQPCTDCNGTGEIINERDRCKECRGKKVNQERKVLEVRIDKGMEDGQQITFKEEADQAPNTIPGDVIIVVDEQPDPRFKRKVNDLFVDAEVDLLTALAGGKIVIEHFDNHALSVEVPAGDIIKPGDMKVLRGQGMPSYRHHEMGDLYVNLKVKFPESLSADQLEALEKALPPRSLPKSLPNDFDVEDVVMDTIDDGEAHRARTKPSTTAEMDEDEAGGGPQVQCAQG; encoded by the exons ATGGTTAG GTCGTTCCGCAAGAAGGCACTTTCGCTGCATCCAGACAAGGGCGGCGATCCCGAGAAGTTCAAAGAAGTCACGGGTGCTTACGAAGTCTTGTCGGACCCGTCCCGTCGTGAGGCGTACGACCGCTACGGCATGGATGGCCTCTCTGAAGGCGGCATGGGTGGCGGCATGGATCCCCAGGATCTTTTCTCGCAGCTGTTtggcggcggtggtggCTTTttcggcggcggtggccgTCCGTCTGGCCCCAAGAAGGGCAAGGACCTTGTGCACCGTGTCAAGGCCACCCTTGAAGACTTATACAAAGGCAAGATTTccaagcttgcgctccagAAGCACGTCATTTGCAAATCCTGCCAGGGTCGCGGAGGCAAAGACGGCGCTGTCAGGACGTGTAACAGCTGCCATGGCCAGGGTGTGCGGATTGCACTTCGCCAGATTGGGCCCATGGTCCAGCAAACACAGCAGCCATGCACCGACTGTAACGGTACCGGTGAGATTATCAACGAGAGAGACCGCTGCAAAGAGTGCAGGGGAAAGAAAGTCAATCAGGAGCGCAAGGTGCTTGAAGTGCGTATCGACAAAGGCATGGAAGACGGCCAGCAGATTACCTTCAAGGAGGAAGCCGACCAGGCACCGAACACAATTCCCGGCGATGTGATCATCGTCGTGGACGAGCAGCCGGACCCGCGCTTTAAGCGCAAGGTGAACGACTTGTTTGTCGATGCAGAGGTTGACCTCCTCACCGCACTTGCGGGTGGAAAGATTGTCATTGAGCACTTTGACAACCACGCACTCTCTGTCGAGGTTCCTGCGGGCGATATCATCAAGCCCGGTGATATGAAGGTGTTACGTGGTCAGGGCATGCCCTCCTATCGGCACCACGAGATGGGCGATCTCTACGTCAACCTCAAGGTCAAGTTCCCCGAGTCGCTCTCCGCCGaccagctcgaggcgctcgaaAAGGCACTCCcaccgcgctcgctgcCCAAGTCGCTGCCCAACGACTTTGATGTCGAGGACGTGGTCATGGACACGATTGATGACGGCGaggcgcatcgtgcgcgTACGAAGCCGTCCACGACGGCGGAAATGGATGAAGACGAAGCGGGCGGTGGACCCCAGGTGCAGTGCGCCCAGGGTTGA
- a CDS encoding uncharacterized protein (COG:G; EggNog:ENOG503P375) yields the protein MAPTSRVFLTRHAQAEHNVAGDYTILDAPLTPLGKKQAAALGPVIASLQQEADVLISSPLRRTLQTTMLGYKDAVERLGGPKHVVVLPQMQGSDRAVLESDPEFSVFELSALTPEWNSKAGFYAPDSASLDARAQWLRQYLRARPEQNIVAVAHGDILRHMIQEEHPWTNAEVRLFQFDPAAVDSDACPLVAIQNVAAGGHTDYELEQHLQDATDDTSLSAVESRVKQMYVRLTTPTRSQAHVESQASELEALDRRLAAADAKKAQLETQLG from the exons ATGGCGCCCACCAGCCGAGTATTTCTcacgcgccatgcgcaggCCGAGCAT AATGTAGCCGGAGACTATACTATCCTTGATGCGCCACTGACGCCCCTCGGCAAGAAAcaggccgcggcgctcgggcCGGTTATTGCAAGTTTGCAGCAGGAAGCAGACGTGCTTATCTCGTCTccgttgcgccgcacattgCAGACGACCATGCTTGGGTACAAGGATGCAGTGGAGCGGCTTGGTGGGCCGAAGCATGTAGTTGTACTTCCCCAGATGCAAG GCTCTGACCGTGCCGTGCTGGAGAGCGATCCAGAATTTAGTGTATTTGAATTGAGCGCGCTTACGCCTGAGTGGAACAGCAAGGCTGGATTCTACG CTCCCGATTCTGCTTCGTTGGATGCGCGTGCCCAATGGCTCCGTCAGTATCTCCGCGCTCGTCCCGAGCAGAACATTGTCGCAGTAGCACACGGCGACATCCTGCGCCACATGATCCAGGAAGAGCACCCGTGGACGAATGCAGAAGTGCGCCTCTTTCAATTCGATCCTGCCGCTGTTGATTCCGACGCATGTCCCCTTGTTGCGATCCAAAATGTCGCTGCTGGCGGGCACACAGACTATGAACTAGAGCAGCACTTACAGGACGCAACAGACGATACATCTCTCTCTGCCGTCGAGTCGCGCGTCAAGCAAATGTACGTACGTCTTACCACACCGACACGCAGCCAAGCCCATGTCGAATCGCAGGCGAGCGAGCTAGAGGCGCTCGACCggcgccttgccgcggcAGACGCGAAGAAAGCCCAGCTGGAGACGCAGCTGGGCTGA
- the mrpl38 gene encoding 54S ribosomal protein L38, mitochondrial (BUSCO:EOG09265HP0; COG:J; EggNog:ENOG503P2X8), translating to MLGLKSTMSIIDNSGGLVAECINVLRYKSSLGLGRVGDEIVVVVQKARPIPANQTGGSSALKVRRGDVRHAVIVRTKKEAQRPDGRVVKFDDNACVLLNNRREPLGTRVNGVVSNELRERGWGKILSLAPKVV from the exons ATGCTGGGCCTCAAGTCGACGATGTCG ATTATCGACAATTCGGGCGGTCTGGTTGCCGAGTGTATCAATGTATTGCGGTACAAGAGCTCCTTGGGACTGGGGCGTGTCG GCGACGAGATTGTGGTGGTTGTGCAAAAGGCACGCCCAATACCTGCGAATCAGACGGGTGGATCCAGTGCGCTGAAGGTGCGACGCGGAGATGTGCGCCATGCGGTAATTGTGCGCACGAAAAAAGAGGCCCAGCGCCCGGATGGCCGCGTCGTTAAATTTGACGACAATGCGTGTGTGTTGCTAAACAACCGCAGGGAGCCGCTGGGCACTCGTGTGAATGGCGTTGTCTCCAATGAActtcgcgagcgcggctgGGGCAAGATTCTCAGCTTGGCACCCAAGGTTGTGTAA
- the TRM1 gene encoding methylamine--glutamate N-methyltransferase (COG:J; BUSCO:EOG09261H5E; EggNog:ENOG503NUG5), with the protein MAPVPVLLGADVVAARGMHIKKNETAFQENSATIVMPSKEAAFLNPVQEFNRDLSTLSIISWSKILNKEKEQRFSAHGKAHNAKCNEHAAKRAKTEEVAYRDYKFNALEALSATGLRSIRYAKEIPLLGSIVANDLSKTAVDAMRRNLALNFPPGRQLEAWSFVAVPDAKDVPSEEHESQAPTIHPDCKVHANQGDAIALMYQHRDPPKRFDMIDLDPYGSAAPFLDAAVQSVADGGLLCITCTDLAVLAGHNYPEKCWSLYGGVSVKAEYSHEVALRLVLHAIAQAAGRYGRYIQPMLSLSIDFYLRVFVRVWSRPETVKLNAAKTGLVYTCSKCSNFHIQPMGRTTHSQSATGGTHLKFGSASGPPTDMKCAECGGSFHVGGPMWFGALHDPAFCTELLQTLDSGEHKVGTEARIRGMVNTARDELDAPFYFHPAKVAGLFHCTSPALAPVVQALLNAGFQASRSHCVAGSIKTDAPRTEVHDLFRTWIRSNPVNPARIKENSAAWSLLQHRRQDGSPATRREFDFDTPHKRTEEAIKGTVSAGRMVRYQMNPQANWGPGTAAKGHQKHAPRSLAPEEIARRAQEWKQKEAEDTKT; encoded by the coding sequence ATGGCGCCTGTGCCAGTACTACTTGGAGCTGATGTggttgctgcgcgcgggATGCATATCAAGAAAAATGAGACTGCATTCCAAGAGAACAGCGCGACGATTGTGATGCCATCGAAAGAGGCCGCTTTTCTCAATCCTGTCCAGGAGTTCAACCGCGATTTGAGTACACTATCGATTATTTCATGGAGCAAAATTTTGAACAAAGAAAAAGAGCAGCGTTTTTCTGCTCACGGCAAAGCACACAATGCGAAGTGCAACGAGCAcgcggcgaagcgcgccaagacaGAAGAGGTTGCGTATCGCGACTATAAGTTCAATGCCTTGGAGGCACTGAGTGCGACAGGATTGCGTAGTATCCGCTACGCAAAAGAGATCCCGCTGCTTGGGTCCATCGTCGCGAACGACCTGTCGAAGACTGCAGTGGATGCCATGCGCAGGAATCTAGCGCTGAATTTTCCGCCGGGGAGGCAGCTCGAGGCATGGTCGTTTGTGGCGGTGCCAGACGCAAAGGACGTGCCTTCAGAAGAGCATGAATCCCAAGCGCCCACCATCCATCCCGACTGCAAGGTGCATGCGAACCAGGGCGATGCGATTGCGCTGATGTACCAGCACCGAGACCCGCCCAAGCGGTTTGATATGATTGACCTTGATCCGTACGGGAGTGCTGCACCGTTCCTTGATGCCGCGGTTCAGTCTGTCGCCGATGGCGGCTTGTTGTGCATCACATGTACGGATTTggcggtgcttgcaggGCACAACTACCCTGAAAAGTGCTGGTCCTTGTACGGCGGCGTGAGCGTCAAGGCCGAATACAGCCACGAAGTTGCACTgcgccttgtcctgcaCGCGATTGCACAGGCAGCAGGTCGCTACGGCCGCTATATCCAACCGATGCTCTCGTTATCGATCGATTTCTACTTGCGAGTCTTCGTGCGCGTATGGTCTAGGCCAGAAACGGTCAAATTGAACGCGGCCAAGACAGGACTTGTGTACACTTGCTCAAAATGCAGCAATTTTCATATCCAGCCCATGGGCCGGACGACGCACTCCCAAAGCGCCACCGGCGGAACGCATCTTAAATTTGGCTCCGCATCGGGGCCGCCGACCGATATGAAATGTGCCGAATGCGGCGGAAGTTTTCATGTAGGTGGGCCTATGTGgtttggcgcgctccaCGATCCAGCATTCTGCACCGAGTTGCTGCAGACTCTCGATAGTGGGGAGCACAAGGTTGGTACCGAAGCGCGGATTCGCGGCATGGTCAacactgcgcgcgacgaatTGGACGCGCCATTCTATTTCCATCCTGCCAAGGTCGCGGGTCTTTTTCACTGTACGAGTCCGGCACTGGCGCCTGTGGTGCAGGCCCTGTTGAATGCCGGATTCCAAGCATCCAGATCACACTGCGTTGCGGGTTCGATTAAGacagatgcgccgcgcaccgaaGTGCACGACCTGTTCCGCACATGGATCCGGAGCAACCCTGTGAATCCTGCGCGCATCAAGGAGAATTCGGCGGCGTGGAGTCTTTTGCAACACCGGCGCCAGGACGGCTCCCCAGCAACGCGCCGTGAATTCGATTTTGATacgccgcacaagcgcacggAAGAGGCGATCAAAGGTACTGTCAGCGCTGGCCGTATGGTACGCTACCAGATGAATCCCCAAGCAAATTGGGGCCCTGGAACGGCGGCCAAAGGCCACCAAAAGCATGCTCCACGCAGTCTCGCGCCGGAAGAAatcgcacggcgcgcgcaagaatgGAAACAAAAAGAGGCAGAAGACACGAAGACGTAG
- the NUA3 gene encoding putative component of NuA3 histone acetyltransferase complex (BUSCO:EOG09260ZG2; COG:B; EggNog:ENOG503NVPI), which translates to MSEVSASFHERVLTDAFICEKRKEYEESKPYHHAVVDGLINDELLRRARDEIMEELHFTEKETDIYKVNQTGDLANLDGLPAEEAKRLEALLQVRNAIYSEQFRTWIQRVTGCGPLSAVKKDMSINGYVSGCHLLNHDDVISTRRASYILYLPDPNEPWDPAWGGALELYPVKEAHEPENIPSLAIPPRWNQYTLFGVQPGHSFHSVEEVVHPTKNRLSISGWFHRLQPEEPGFSQVEEDQELQAEREFSSLGSLSSRKWASPFAPYPEAYDMPLPGSPIPPEHLRFLAHFLNPAYLTAKIQKTLFEKFGEDSHLLLSDFLRKDIADALEDTLRAKDELDGLVWWNTGKKEQVTWDAVRIQPHGVGTADAASPSEEDGKWMLAGPPHRERFAMLQNAVTPTSAVPFDYTVKASPLPSLGGAASDLLGCLVNVLFPSQAFRHFIANITQLIPLAGRPIRARRFRPGLDYTLARSDEETVLDLTLTLTPDVLARAKKVMRQTTKPKGLAGKRKSGGKGAEILTKKDVKQLEEMWDRGDIGGWECYLAPHEGEEDPAVYQSASSRRAEKDEGEDGEEGEEDEDDDDDDDDDDDDDDEDDEDDDGVLLNVTPSFNTLNLVMRDEGVLRFVKYLAASAGGSRWDISAEYTVGAAELEEMDEDVDSNS; encoded by the coding sequence ATGTCCGAGGTCAGTGCATCGTTTCACGAACGCGTGCTGACGGACGCTTTCATTTGCGAAAAACGCAAGGAATATGAAGAGAGCAAGCCGTATCATCATGCAGTTGTTGATGGTCTGATCAACGACGAgctcttgcggcgcgctcgcgacgAAATCATGGAAGAACTCCACTTTACCGAGAAAGAGACGGATATCTACAAGGTAAACCAAACTGGCGATTTGGCGAACCTCGATGGCCTGCCTGCCGAAGAGGCCAAGCGTCTAGAGGCTTTGCTACAAGTGCGCAATGCAATCTACTCGGAGCAGTTCCGTACGTGGATCCAGCGCGTGACGGGATGCGGCCCGTTGAGTGCGGTCAAGAAGGACATGAGCATTAATGGCTATGTGAGCGGATGCCACTTGCTGAATCACGACGACGTGATCTCTACGCGCCGTGCCTCATACATCCTCTACCTTCCGGACCCCAACGAGCCGTGGGATCCAGCGTGGGGCGGCGCTTTGGAGTTGTACCCCGTCAAGGAAGCACACGAGCCAGAAAATATCCCAAGCCTTGCCATCCCCCCACGTTGGAACCAGTATACATTGTTCGGGGTGCAGCCAGGCCACTCGTTTCACAGTGTCGAAGAGGTCGTGCATCCGACCAAGAACAGGCTCAGCATCTCGGGCTGGTTCCACCGACTCCAGCCTGAAGAGCCTGGGTTTTCACAAGTGGAAGAGGACCAGGAGTTGCAGGCGGAGAGGGAGTTCAGCAGCCTCGGGAGCCTCTCCTCGCGAAAGTGGGCAAGCCCGTTTGCGCCGTACCCTGAGGCATATGACATGCCGCTCCCAGGCTCGCCCATTCCCCCGGAGCACTTGCGGTTCCTCGCGCACTTTTTGAATCCTGCATACCTTACCGCAAAAATCCAAAAGACCTTGTTCGAGAAGTTTGGCGAAGATTCGCACCTGCTGCTTTCTGATTTCTTGCGCAAGGATATAGCCGACGCCCTGGAAGAcaccttgcgcgcgaaggATGAGCTAGACGGTCTGGTCTGGTGGAACACCGGCAAAAAGGAGCAAGTGACGTGGGATGCCGTGCGAATTCAGCCGCATGGTGTCGGTACGGCAGATGCTGCGTCGCCGAGCGAAGAGGACGGTAAGTGGATGCTGGCGGGCCCGCCGCACCGCGAGCGGTTTGCCATGTTGCAAAACGCAGTGACTCCTACAAGCGCTGTGCCATTTGATTACACTGTTAAggcatcgccgctgccaaGCCTCGGGGGCGCCGCATCAGATCTGCTGGGCTGCCTAGTAAACGTGCTTTTTCCGTCGCAGGCGTTCCGCCATTTCATCGCGAACATCACGCAGCTTATCCCGCTGGCAGGGCGCCCGatacgcgcgcgtcgtttCCGCCCGGGATTGGATTATACGCTCGCGCGGTCTGATGAAGAGACGGTGCTGGACTTGACGCTGACGCTGACGCCGGACgtacttgcgcgtgcaaaaaAGGTCATGCGCCAGACGACGAAACCTAAAGGGCTTGCAgggaagcgcaagagcggcgGAAAAGGCGCGGAGATTTTGACAAAGAAGGATGTCAAGCAACTCGAAGAGATGTGGGACCGTGGAGATATTGGCGGTTGGGAATGTTATTTGGCACCGCACGAAGGCGAGGAAGATCCTGCCGTGTACCAatctgcatcgtcgcgccgcgctgaaAAAGACGAGGGAGAGGACGGAGAGGAGGGAGAGGAGGATGaagatgacgacgacgacgacgacgacgacgacgacgacgacgacgaagatgACGAAGATGACGATGGCGTCCTTCTGAACGTGACTCCTAGCTTCAACACACTCAACCTTGTCATGCGCGACGAAGGTGTTCTCCGTTTTGTAAAGTACCtcgctgcaagcgcaggcGGCAGTCGCTGGGACATTTCCGCAGAGTATAcggtcggcgccgcggaacTCGAAGAGATGGACGAGGACGTGGATTCAAATAGTTGA